A region from the Rufibacter sp. DG15C genome encodes:
- a CDS encoding O-antigen ligase: MNQKEKILYALLLLFFISLFTGSLAAYSSIATGALFLYGFFFNSLSEKWQLLKERKHILAMLVFYGFLVVSVLLSEDKDSGLHHLKLRLPLLLLPLGVGLLDLRREFIDKVLLSFATITCLVLFICLLSSIYFSGFFAKPEFLYNDALTVILERQSIYIALLVNISIFIFARAIFYSNHKHKGLLTLGTLFLYGIAYLLASRIMFAWLLVVTTGFSFYYVVKHRKLLEGLTLVLGLVIGTVVVNKTLPLTFNRYKEVAYSSFKFENMGRESHYNMQITEDQWNGVNFRLAVWTCGMELFKENLVLGTGLGDKDAALKEKYAEKNFQYAIQTDRNVHSNYIDILYSLGLVGMLLFALSWIGLPILQALKSQNGLAVLVVLTFAAAWVSEVYFARSIGATLTGFFLPFLLLVLPPEKDSIVLNDFDDLK; encoded by the coding sequence ATGAATCAAAAAGAGAAAATCCTCTACGCATTGCTGTTACTGTTTTTTATTTCTCTGTTCACTGGGAGCTTAGCTGCCTACTCTAGTATCGCCACAGGTGCCTTGTTTCTGTATGGGTTCTTTTTCAACTCTTTGAGTGAGAAGTGGCAATTACTGAAAGAGCGGAAGCATATTTTAGCGATGCTGGTTTTCTATGGTTTTCTGGTAGTAAGTGTGTTGCTCTCAGAGGACAAAGACTCGGGGCTGCACCATTTAAAGCTCAGGCTTCCGCTATTGCTGCTGCCCCTTGGTGTTGGCTTACTAGATCTGCGCCGAGAATTCATTGATAAGGTACTTCTTTCTTTCGCCACCATTACGTGTTTGGTGCTCTTCATTTGTTTGTTGTCGAGCATCTACTTTTCAGGTTTTTTTGCTAAACCTGAATTCTTGTACAATGATGCCTTGACCGTCATCCTTGAGAGGCAGTCCATTTATATTGCCTTACTCGTCAATATCTCCATCTTCATCTTTGCCCGCGCCATTTTCTACTCCAATCACAAGCATAAGGGATTGCTGACGCTGGGCACACTTTTCTTATATGGGATTGCCTATCTGTTGGCCAGTAGAATCATGTTTGCCTGGCTTTTGGTGGTCACCACTGGCTTCAGCTTTTACTATGTAGTTAAGCACCGTAAGCTTTTGGAAGGCTTGACCTTAGTGCTTGGTTTGGTGATTGGCACTGTAGTGGTTAACAAAACGCTGCCACTCACTTTTAACCGTTACAAGGAAGTAGCCTACAGCAGTTTCAAGTTTGAAAACATGGGCCGTGAGAGCCACTACAACATGCAAATCACCGAGGACCAATGGAATGGCGTCAATTTTAGATTAGCCGTTTGGACCTGCGGAATGGAGCTCTTCAAGGAGAACCTGGTGCTAGGCACTGGCTTGGGCGACAAGGACGCTGCGTTAAAGGAAAAATATGCCGAGAAGAACTTCCAATATGCCATCCAAACAGACCGGAACGTGCATAGCAACTACATTGACATCCTGTATAGCTTGGGTTTGGTGGGGATGTTGCTATTTGCATTGAGTTGGATTGGTTTGCCAATTCTGCAAGCTCTTAAATCCCAAAATGGACTGGCAGTTCTAGTAGTTCTCACCTTTGCCGCCGCATGGGTTTCAGAGGTCTACTTTGCTAGAAGCATAGGTGCTACGTTGACTGGTTTCTTTTTACCTTTTCTCCTTTTAGTTCTTCCGCCAGAGAAAGACAGCATAGTGTTGAATGATTTTGATGATTTAAAATAA
- a CDS encoding MBL fold metallo-hydrolase, which yields MSIHFTSLNSGSNGNCYYVGNDQEAVLIDAGISCRETERRMVRLGLRMSKVKAIFVSHEHSDHIRGVAVLARKYQLPVYITPATLQNCYLRTEAIETISFLAEEPIQVGDLTITAFSKWHDAADPHSFVVACQEYKIGVFTDIGRACQNLMRHFSQCHVAFLEANYCEHLLESGRYPYYLKNRIRGGHGHLSNREALSLFTTCKPDHMSHVLLSHLSKENNCPNLVKELFEAQAENTQVIVASRYEETPVFTLRMAEAAVQI from the coding sequence ATGAGTATACATTTTACATCACTAAATTCGGGGAGCAACGGCAATTGCTATTATGTGGGCAATGACCAGGAGGCAGTCCTCATAGACGCAGGCATCTCTTGCCGCGAAACCGAGCGGCGCATGGTGCGTCTGGGGTTGAGAATGAGCAAAGTGAAGGCCATTTTTGTCTCGCATGAACATTCAGACCATATTAGAGGCGTGGCGGTGCTGGCCAGGAAATACCAACTTCCGGTTTACATCACCCCAGCCACCTTGCAGAATTGTTACCTTCGCACAGAAGCCATTGAGACAATCTCATTCCTAGCAGAAGAACCCATCCAAGTGGGTGACCTAACCATTACGGCATTTTCTAAATGGCATGACGCCGCAGATCCTCATAGCTTTGTGGTGGCCTGCCAAGAATATAAAATAGGGGTATTCACGGATATAGGAAGGGCTTGTCAGAACCTCATGCGCCATTTCAGCCAGTGCCATGTGGCTTTTCTGGAGGCTAATTACTGTGAGCATCTGCTGGAAAGTGGCCGCTATCCTTACTACCTCAAGAACCGCATCAGGGGTGGTCACGGCCACTTGTCTAACCGGGAGGCCCTTTCGCTTTTCACCACCTGCAAGCCAGACCATATGAGCCACGTGTTGTTGTCTCATTTGTCTAAGGAGAATAACTGCCCTAACCTGGTGAAGGAATTGTTTGAGGCGCAGGCAGAAAACACGCAAGTAATTGTAGCCTCCAGGTACGAGGAAACCCCCGTGTTTACCTTGCGCATGGCAGAGGCCGCGGTTCAAATATAA
- the hrpB gene encoding ATP-dependent helicase HrpB, whose translation MNPSLSQLPDLPVKEALPALMEALAANTRAVLEAPPGAGKTTLVPLALLQAAWRADGKILMLEPRRLAARAAAQRVADILGEAVGQTVGYWVRLEHKVSDKTRIEVVTEGILTRLIQADPGLEGIAAIIFDEFHERSLAADTGLALALDAQAVLRPDLRLLVMSATLDATGVGAWLEAPVVRSEGRMYPVETFYLSPAEVAAAGTRAPERLPNLAPKAIRQALTKHTTGDILVFLPGMGEMRRVAQLLESTLPEATQLHLLHGDLTLSQQLAAIQPAPLGIRKVVLATSIAETSLTIEGVTIVIDGGYARVPKFVPRNGLTTLSTIQVSRATADQRRGRAGRLGPGICYRLWTAADQLQLPERQAPEICEADLSSLALELAIWGVKDANQLKWLDTPPAAALALARDLLLRLEAIDAQGNPTPHGKAMAALGLPPRLGHLVLQGHALGAGATACALAALLADRDILKPQAGGFTEPLPDLALRLEILDYKRPPTPGFVIDENALRRVKEQAQHLRQRIKETQKSLQPDKAGILAALAYPDRLAQRESTGRVRLVTGQKATLSTELFTEAEFYGVAHLEIGARSRVLLAAPIDKAEILTHFKHQLEEVEEVKWDTTTEKVTARKFTRLGALVLEEKLVTNPNGELVNQALLQALQEKGIERLPWPKEATQLKERLAFLHVLDSTNWPDVSDSKLQETMHEWLAPHLVGLKSLDQVARLDFTEILLTDFTWEQRQELDRLAPSHLEVPTGSRIALDYSNPEAPVLAVRLQEIFGMLDTPRIGGGKVPLLVHLLSPAMRPVQVTRDLRSFWTTGYFDVRKDLRGRYPKHHWPEDPLTAPPTRRTKNRPA comes from the coding sequence GTGAATCCTTCCCTTTCCCAGTTACCAGACCTGCCTGTCAAAGAAGCGCTTCCGGCGTTAATGGAGGCCTTGGCAGCTAATACGCGCGCCGTACTGGAGGCGCCGCCGGGTGCCGGTAAAACCACGCTGGTTCCGCTAGCTTTATTGCAGGCAGCCTGGCGCGCAGACGGCAAGATCCTGATGTTGGAACCTCGTCGGCTGGCCGCTAGAGCCGCCGCCCAGCGCGTGGCAGATATCTTAGGTGAAGCGGTGGGACAAACGGTGGGCTACTGGGTGCGGCTAGAACATAAGGTCTCAGACAAAACCAGAATTGAAGTAGTCACCGAAGGCATCTTGACCCGGCTCATTCAAGCTGACCCCGGCCTGGAAGGCATTGCCGCCATCATCTTCGACGAATTCCATGAGCGGAGCCTGGCCGCAGACACGGGTTTGGCCCTAGCCTTGGATGCGCAAGCGGTCCTCAGGCCAGACTTACGCCTATTGGTCATGAGCGCCACCTTAGACGCCACGGGAGTGGGTGCTTGGCTAGAAGCGCCTGTAGTGAGAAGCGAGGGCCGCATGTACCCGGTAGAGACGTTTTACCTATCTCCCGCAGAGGTGGCCGCTGCTGGCACCCGGGCGCCAGAGCGCTTACCCAACCTTGCCCCGAAGGCGATTAGGCAGGCGCTAACCAAACATACCACTGGAGATATACTGGTGTTTTTGCCAGGCATGGGCGAAATGCGACGCGTGGCGCAATTACTGGAAAGCACGCTACCTGAAGCCACTCAACTGCATTTACTGCACGGTGATTTGACCCTGAGCCAACAGTTGGCAGCCATTCAACCCGCCCCCTTGGGTATAAGGAAAGTAGTGTTGGCCACCAGCATCGCGGAGACCAGCTTAACCATTGAGGGCGTAACTATAGTGATAGACGGTGGTTATGCCCGGGTGCCCAAATTTGTGCCGCGCAACGGCCTAACCACCTTGTCTACAATCCAAGTCTCGCGGGCCACCGCAGACCAACGCCGTGGCCGCGCAGGACGATTAGGTCCTGGCATCTGCTATAGACTCTGGACTGCAGCCGACCAACTACAACTACCAGAACGCCAAGCCCCCGAAATCTGTGAGGCAGACCTTTCCAGCCTCGCCTTGGAACTGGCTATTTGGGGAGTGAAAGATGCCAACCAACTAAAATGGCTGGACACCCCACCTGCCGCCGCTTTGGCGTTGGCCCGTGATTTATTACTAAGGCTAGAAGCCATAGATGCTCAGGGCAATCCTACCCCGCATGGCAAAGCAATGGCTGCATTGGGCTTGCCTCCTAGGTTGGGGCATTTGGTACTGCAAGGCCATGCCTTAGGTGCCGGTGCAACTGCTTGTGCCCTGGCCGCTTTGTTGGCTGACCGGGATATCCTAAAACCCCAGGCTGGTGGTTTCACCGAGCCTTTGCCAGACTTAGCCTTACGATTGGAGATCCTGGATTATAAACGCCCCCCCACGCCTGGGTTTGTCATAGATGAAAATGCGTTAAGGAGAGTTAAGGAACAAGCCCAGCACTTGCGCCAGCGCATCAAAGAAACTCAAAAGTCATTGCAACCAGACAAAGCTGGAATATTAGCGGCCTTAGCTTACCCAGACCGCTTGGCCCAAAGAGAGTCAACGGGAAGGGTGCGTCTGGTGACCGGTCAAAAAGCTACTTTGTCCACAGAGCTCTTCACCGAGGCTGAGTTCTACGGAGTGGCGCACTTGGAGATTGGTGCCAGGTCAAGAGTGCTGTTGGCCGCCCCCATTGACAAGGCCGAGATTCTCACGCATTTCAAACACCAATTAGAAGAGGTGGAAGAAGTGAAATGGGATACCACCACTGAGAAAGTCACAGCCCGCAAATTTACGAGACTGGGCGCTTTAGTATTGGAAGAAAAGCTCGTCACTAATCCAAACGGTGAGTTAGTCAATCAAGCCTTGTTGCAGGCTTTGCAGGAAAAAGGTATAGAGCGTTTGCCTTGGCCCAAAGAAGCCACCCAGTTAAAGGAGCGTTTGGCTTTTCTACACGTTTTGGATTCAACTAATTGGCCAGACGTTTCAGATAGCAAGCTGCAGGAAACCATGCATGAATGGTTGGCTCCTCACCTGGTTGGCCTGAAATCATTGGACCAAGTAGCGCGCCTAGATTTCACCGAAATCCTTCTCACGGATTTTACCTGGGAACAGCGTCAGGAGTTAGACCGTTTAGCACCGTCACATTTAGAGGTGCCCACTGGCTCAAGAATAGCCTTGGACTACTCAAACCCAGAGGCTCCGGTGTTGGCAGTGCGCCTGCAAGAGATTTTCGGGATGCTGGACACGCCCAGGATTGGCGGCGGCAAAGTGCCCTTGCTGGTACATTTGCTATCGCCGGCCATGCGCCCAGTGCAGGTGACTCGTGATTTAAGAAGTTTCTGGACTACGGGCTATTTTGACGTGCGTAAAGATTTACGCGGCCGCTACCCCAAACACCACTGGCCCGAAGACCCGCTCACAGCCCCGCCTACCCGGCGCACCAAGAACCGACCAGCCTAA
- a CDS encoding IPT/TIG domain-containing protein, which produces MRQFLLLFILCLIFISPAFSQTIEFEWNRTFGIPFYGPSDITLDEDKNMYVLDYGRICKYDYEGNLLKKTRLKNADSSNYYPAFHRDLEGNFYVINYTLGKIQKFNPSGDVLHQFGQIGSGPGQFNNPLGLALDAQKNIYVADTENGRIQKFTATGTFLFEYKLPPTEYHVLPAYNNPVSIQIDSKGIIHILTIGYRLFKVDATGQLLDIYDLLNNGYSPLQFKNTIALDQEDNIYFSDAIRRSVHKLDSKGRLLFSIGSFEDSTFNNEGRIALTVTKTGELFTMQLPGIYNQQTVKSYSPLGKPIKQWGNSLMIKDLTEDQQGNYYVLNYTPNAGTNIQKFNPLGHRLFTISYSSEYGETIPSTDIEVDAKGNLYCLNSTNNNSRIVKFNGEGKFITTYTNFASNPNFNNFSDLDIDVHGNMYLVDYTNSIIQKLDPAGKPIASFSGLVDRPHTIGVDKLGHMYVIDYGNRIQKLNPSGEVLAQLSPKTTYNTGSVNTTIEFDDKLNVYVNEGDINVYDASGRFIQKLEGLSPLPNMWPQRFSIDKAGSRLLISRGSYVDEYLSENSPRQAFIIGKLFDDDNRDCALGSQEKALPQVLVVAEPGPFYGISDKQGNYIIPVDTGSYRVRSILKDEPGQTAIPICPQPSTKPVIVDTYGSKIQGPNLGHSVINRPMLTVYVSSDRRRRCFRNTTTVTYSNVGYGGAQGSKVMVQLPPEVILISASFPFTKDNKGNHVFEVGDLAPNTEGKITITDSVSCADPALRGLTVCTKAWITPSNTYPSPVMVGLADVAVEALLTSATDTRVVLTNNGPGNMPDSLSFRILQDATLSFTGRYKLAAGDSLVLQVPADKRVIRVEADQPKGHLFKTFASANLEVPSLNDGIPSPIMSALPPDDPEPEVSEQCLPIIDSYDPNDKQVIPAGLTSEHYTPTNTPLRYTVRFQNTGTDVAYRVVVVDTLSADLDISTLKVGAVSHPYRLSVTGKIRPVLMFTFDNIMLPDSATDLAGSNGQLQFSIKPKANLPEKHLIENLADIFFDYNEPVRTNTTVNRVYDMPVVMSDNQLVAKNVIASPRIMSFWPGAGKHGSEVTITGTKFIREAASNQVYVNGAPAQILEASDTFLRIKIPVDAYTGRIKVVTPDGATLSQEDITVYQPPVVTGLSSTEGIVGAEVTIIGEHLRPDLLESITLGTFPCQIARYPNNGVIISIPQGATSGVFTVYSKGGTAKSNAYRVWQMPSLTGFDKTRQRVGGNVTLQGIHFAPEVGRNQVLFGDKVAKVVSAQEQQVTVQVPAGAVSGMVKITTPGGNSSKPFEVIPAPVITEVLPTSASVGSVVELKGIHFLTLGQQDTISFGNVKAEVLNASSTVLKVRVPKGAMSGSVSVAGIGGSAKADFAVLPLTPQESIEVFPSPNQGTFTIDFLKADFDVQSVQMLDKTGRTFHSQMVKDHQVTKLEIDLPQAPAGLYVLLIKTAQGTVTKRVVIQ; this is translated from the coding sequence ATGCGCCAATTTTTACTGCTTTTCATTCTTTGCTTAATTTTCATTTCCCCCGCGTTTTCACAAACAATTGAATTTGAGTGGAACAGGACGTTTGGCATCCCTTTTTATGGGCCATCAGACATCACCTTGGATGAAGACAAGAATATGTATGTCTTGGATTATGGAAGAATCTGCAAATATGACTATGAGGGTAATCTCCTAAAGAAGACAAGACTTAAAAACGCGGACAGCTCTAACTATTATCCAGCTTTTCATAGAGACCTAGAGGGAAACTTCTACGTGATCAACTATACGTTAGGTAAAATTCAAAAATTCAACCCCTCAGGTGATGTACTTCATCAATTTGGTCAAATAGGTTCTGGTCCAGGTCAATTTAATAATCCCTTAGGATTAGCCCTTGACGCCCAGAAAAACATCTATGTAGCAGATACAGAAAATGGTCGTATTCAGAAGTTTACTGCCACGGGCACTTTCCTTTTTGAGTATAAGCTCCCGCCTACAGAATATCACGTACTGCCTGCCTATAACAACCCAGTCTCTATCCAAATAGACTCAAAAGGCATCATTCATATTTTAACCATTGGGTACAGGCTCTTCAAGGTTGACGCAACCGGTCAGCTATTAGATATTTACGATCTATTAAACAATGGATACAGTCCTCTTCAATTCAAAAATACCATTGCGCTAGACCAGGAAGACAATATTTATTTCTCTGATGCCATCAGGCGGTCTGTACATAAACTTGACAGCAAAGGGAGACTGCTTTTTTCTATAGGTAGCTTTGAAGATTCAACGTTCAACAATGAGGGTAGAATAGCTCTTACTGTCACTAAAACGGGCGAGCTGTTCACCATGCAACTACCCGGCATTTATAATCAGCAAACTGTCAAGAGTTACTCTCCTTTGGGTAAACCCATCAAGCAATGGGGCAACTCCCTCATGATCAAGGACCTTACAGAAGATCAGCAGGGCAATTACTATGTCCTTAACTATACGCCAAATGCTGGAACCAACATCCAAAAGTTCAACCCCCTCGGTCACCGGTTGTTTACCATTTCTTATTCTTCAGAATATGGCGAAACCATACCCTCTACAGACATTGAAGTAGATGCAAAAGGCAATCTATATTGTTTGAACAGTACAAACAACAATTCCAGAATCGTAAAATTCAACGGTGAGGGAAAGTTTATCACCACCTATACTAACTTTGCCAGCAACCCTAATTTTAATAATTTCTCAGATTTAGATATTGATGTACATGGCAACATGTATCTGGTTGATTATACTAATTCAATTATCCAGAAACTTGACCCTGCCGGCAAGCCAATTGCCTCTTTTTCTGGGTTGGTAGACAGGCCTCATACCATAGGGGTAGACAAACTGGGCCACATGTACGTGATAGACTACGGCAATCGAATTCAGAAACTGAATCCTTCAGGCGAGGTTCTGGCTCAATTGTCACCCAAAACTACTTATAACACAGGGTCAGTAAACACTACGATTGAGTTTGACGACAAGCTGAACGTGTATGTGAATGAAGGGGATATAAATGTTTATGATGCTTCAGGCAGGTTTATTCAAAAACTAGAAGGGCTAAGTCCCTTGCCTAATATGTGGCCTCAAAGATTTTCCATTGACAAAGCCGGAAGCAGATTACTCATTTCCCGGGGTTCTTATGTGGACGAGTACCTATCAGAAAATTCACCGCGCCAAGCCTTCATCATTGGGAAGCTATTTGATGATGACAACAGAGACTGTGCCTTGGGTAGTCAAGAAAAAGCATTGCCGCAAGTACTAGTGGTGGCAGAGCCGGGCCCTTTCTACGGCATCTCTGACAAGCAGGGCAATTACATCATCCCCGTAGACACGGGAAGCTACAGAGTCAGGTCTATTTTAAAGGATGAGCCGGGGCAAACGGCTATTCCCATTTGCCCCCAACCCTCTACCAAGCCAGTCATAGTAGATACCTACGGAAGTAAGATTCAAGGTCCTAATCTGGGTCACTCAGTTATAAACCGTCCCATGTTGACCGTTTATGTGTCATCAGACAGGCGGCGGCGTTGCTTTAGAAACACCACTACCGTAACATATTCCAACGTAGGGTACGGTGGAGCGCAAGGATCAAAAGTCATGGTGCAGCTACCGCCAGAAGTTATTCTTATCTCTGCCTCCTTTCCGTTCACTAAAGACAACAAAGGCAACCATGTTTTTGAGGTGGGAGACCTTGCACCTAATACAGAAGGAAAAATAACCATCACAGACTCCGTATCCTGCGCAGACCCTGCCCTAAGAGGCCTTACTGTCTGCACCAAAGCCTGGATTACGCCATCTAACACCTATCCTTCGCCGGTTATGGTTGGCCTGGCAGATGTGGCCGTAGAGGCACTATTGACGTCTGCGACGGACACCAGAGTTGTGCTCACAAACAATGGCCCAGGAAACATGCCTGACAGCCTGTCCTTCAGAATTTTGCAGGACGCTACACTATCCTTCACTGGGCGGTACAAACTTGCCGCCGGTGACAGCCTGGTGTTGCAGGTACCCGCAGATAAACGAGTGATCAGGGTAGAGGCAGACCAACCAAAAGGCCATTTATTCAAAACATTTGCCAGCGCCAACCTAGAAGTGCCTAGTTTAAACGATGGCATTCCTTCTCCAATCATGAGCGCCCTGCCCCCCGACGATCCCGAGCCAGAGGTCAGCGAGCAGTGCCTGCCCATCATAGACTCGTATGACCCTAATGACAAGCAAGTCATTCCCGCGGGCCTCACCTCAGAGCACTACACCCCCACCAACACACCTTTACGCTACACCGTCCGCTTCCAAAATACAGGCACAGACGTAGCGTACCGGGTGGTAGTAGTAGACACACTTTCTGCTGACCTGGACATCAGTACCCTTAAAGTTGGCGCAGTTTCGCACCCCTACCGGCTGTCAGTGACCGGAAAAATACGTCCTGTGCTCATGTTCACCTTTGATAACATCATGTTGCCAGACAGTGCCACAGACTTGGCGGGTAGTAATGGTCAGTTGCAGTTTAGCATAAAGCCAAAAGCAAATCTGCCGGAGAAGCACCTGATTGAGAACTTGGCGGACATCTTCTTTGACTACAATGAGCCTGTGCGTACCAATACCACCGTCAATAGGGTATATGACATGCCAGTAGTAATGAGTGACAATCAGTTGGTGGCTAAAAACGTAATTGCATCCCCACGTATTATGAGTTTCTGGCCGGGGGCTGGTAAACATGGCAGTGAAGTGACCATCACCGGCACCAAGTTCATAAGAGAGGCCGCCAGTAACCAAGTGTATGTTAACGGAGCTCCGGCTCAAATCCTGGAGGCCTCTGATACCTTCCTTAGGATAAAAATACCCGTTGACGCTTACACCGGAAGGATAAAAGTAGTCACCCCAGACGGCGCGACATTAAGCCAAGAAGACATTACCGTGTACCAACCACCAGTAGTTACCGGCCTAAGCTCAACTGAAGGAATTGTAGGTGCTGAAGTGACCATTATTGGAGAGCATCTTAGACCAGATTTACTAGAGAGCATCACCCTAGGTACTTTTCCGTGCCAGATTGCAAGATACCCCAACAACGGAGTGATTATTTCCATTCCGCAGGGAGCAACCAGCGGCGTGTTTACCGTTTATTCCAAAGGCGGAACTGCCAAGAGCAATGCGTATAGGGTTTGGCAAATGCCTTCCCTTACAGGCTTTGACAAAACCAGACAGCGCGTAGGCGGCAACGTAACCTTGCAAGGCATACACTTCGCTCCAGAGGTAGGACGTAACCAAGTGCTTTTCGGGGACAAAGTGGCCAAGGTGGTGAGCGCCCAAGAGCAACAAGTAACTGTGCAGGTGCCCGCAGGCGCAGTATCAGGAATGGTAAAAATCACTACGCCCGGCGGAAACTCCAGCAAACCCTTTGAGGTCATTCCTGCCCCAGTGATTACTGAAGTCCTCCCTACTTCTGCCAGCGTAGGAAGCGTGGTGGAATTGAAAGGGATTCACTTCCTAACCTTGGGACAGCAAGACACCATTAGCTTTGGAAATGTAAAGGCTGAGGTTTTGAATGCTTCGTCAACCGTTCTTAAAGTGAGGGTGCCCAAAGGAGCCATGAGTGGGTCTGTTTCTGTTGCCGGCATTGGCGGAAGTGCCAAGGCAGATTTTGCTGTATTGCCGCTCACGCCGCAAGAATCTATTGAGGTCTTCCCTTCCCCTAATCAAGGCACGTTCACCATTGACTTCCTTAAAGCCGACTTTGATGTGCAATCTGTGCAGATGCTGGACAAGACCGGAAGAACTTTTCATAGCCAAATGGTCAAAGACCACCAAGTCACCAAACTAGAGATAGACCTGCCGCAAGCGCCGGCAGGCTTGTACGTGTTGCTGATCAAAACGGCGCAGGGAACCGTGACTAAAAGGGTAGTGATTCAATAG
- a CDS encoding S8 family peptidase, protein MKKTSTLPSCLLLALGLSWVNPASTQAQNGPTSTIASFDKSLVNWYNLSPEVEQVQGVSVNRVYQELLPTRTPKRKTVVAVIDSGIDILHEDLQGRIWTNPKEVAGNGLDDDANGYIDDLHGWGFLGNAKGEDIKFETYEFVRILRKLAPTYSQYTSLQKVPTAKQAEYKQYAAAKKAFDEELAKQQKNKQSLMEFNQVLGKVEGIIAQHLDKKDFTLAELKAITAANEDVLRARAWLIGRYELGYTPYSFHHMLEMSDVFLNQHLNLSYDPRSTIIGDNPEDIQDRRYGNNNVTGLRPDHGTPVAGVIAGVRNNQIGIDGIAQDVEIMVLRAVPQGDERDKDIALAIRYAVDNGAHIINMSFGKSFSAQKSLVDEATAYAESKNVLIVHAAGNDASNIDEAANFPSKKRSNGTLASNWLEVGANARLLDENLCGEFSNYGKLTVDLFAPGVEIISLAPGNQYNKMDGTSFASPVVSGVAALVWAYYPELTAVELKEVLLASTVQHPKQKVYQPNLASANKRKIAFAALSKTGGIVNAYQAMLLAEKKAAEKGVKN, encoded by the coding sequence ATGAAAAAAACCTCTACGCTTCCCTCTTGTTTATTGCTAGCCTTAGGACTTTCCTGGGTGAATCCTGCTTCTACACAGGCGCAGAACGGCCCCACCTCCACTATTGCCAGCTTTGACAAAAGCCTGGTGAACTGGTACAACCTAAGCCCCGAAGTGGAGCAAGTGCAAGGCGTCAGCGTGAACCGTGTGTACCAGGAATTACTGCCCACCCGCACGCCCAAACGCAAAACGGTGGTGGCCGTCATTGACAGCGGCATTGACATATTGCATGAGGACCTGCAAGGCCGCATCTGGACCAATCCCAAAGAAGTGGCTGGCAACGGACTGGATGATGACGCCAATGGCTACATTGATGATCTGCACGGTTGGGGATTTCTGGGCAATGCCAAAGGAGAAGACATCAAGTTTGAGACCTATGAGTTTGTCAGGATTTTGCGTAAGCTGGCCCCTACTTACAGCCAATACACTTCCCTGCAAAAGGTGCCCACCGCCAAACAAGCAGAATACAAACAATATGCAGCCGCCAAGAAAGCCTTTGACGAGGAACTAGCCAAACAACAAAAGAACAAGCAGTCCCTCATGGAGTTCAACCAAGTGTTGGGCAAAGTAGAAGGTATCATTGCCCAGCATTTAGATAAAAAAGATTTTACCTTGGCAGAACTCAAAGCCATCACCGCTGCTAATGAAGATGTCTTGCGCGCCCGTGCCTGGCTGATAGGCAGGTATGAGCTTGGATACACGCCCTACTCTTTCCACCACATGCTGGAGATGAGCGATGTTTTCCTGAACCAGCACCTCAACCTGAGTTATGATCCCCGCAGTACCATCATAGGTGACAACCCCGAAGACATCCAGGACCGCCGCTATGGCAACAACAACGTCACAGGCCTCCGCCCTGACCATGGCACTCCGGTAGCCGGTGTCATTGCTGGCGTGCGCAACAACCAAATAGGCATTGACGGAATTGCCCAAGACGTGGAAATCATGGTACTGCGTGCCGTTCCCCAAGGCGATGAGCGCGACAAGGATATTGCACTGGCCATTCGGTATGCCGTGGACAACGGGGCGCATATCATTAACATGAGCTTCGGGAAGAGCTTCTCTGCCCAGAAAAGCTTGGTAGATGAAGCCACCGCCTACGCCGAAAGCAAGAACGTGCTCATAGTGCACGCCGCCGGCAATGACGCCTCTAACATTGACGAAGCCGCCAACTTCCCCTCCAAAAAAAGAAGCAACGGTACCTTGGCCAGCAATTGGCTGGAGGTAGGTGCCAACGCCCGTCTCTTAGATGAAAACCTCTGCGGCGAATTCTCCAATTACGGCAAATTGACGGTGGACCTGTTTGCGCCCGGCGTAGAGATCATTTCTTTGGCCCCCGGCAACCAATACAACAAAATGGACGGCACCAGCTTTGCCAGCCCCGTAGTCTCAGGCGTCGCCGCCTTGGTGTGGGCCTATTATCCAGAACTGACGGCCGTGGAGTTGAAAGAAGTGTTGCTAGCCTCTACCGTGCAGCATCCTAAACAGAAGGTCTACCAGCCCAACCTAGCTTCGGCCAACAAACGGAAAATTGCTTTCGCAGCACTGTCAAAAACCGGCGGTATTGTGAATGCCTACCAAGCCATGCTGCTGGCAGAAAAGAAAGCCGCGGAGAAAGGAGTTAAGAATTAG